A single window of Penaeus vannamei isolate JL-2024 chromosome 24, ASM4276789v1, whole genome shotgun sequence DNA harbors:
- the LOC113808865 gene encoding uncharacterized protein translates to MKFAVAALVCLAAAVVAHADPEPHKYHHYPYHRYYHHPHHIEPLKGDGVAKHPGGGTSFVAPQVHGLGKRSADPEPAADPEPVADPDPSKSYSYKVVHHGYPHYGYHHGYRYPYYGYRYSHHYGYPYTYHKHHKRSADPEPEAEPHYRYYGHPHYYKGYYHGYPYTYPYYAGYRYRYRG, encoded by the exons ATGAAGTTCGCG GTAGCTGCGTTGGTGTGTTTGGCAGCGGCTGTGGTTGCGCACGCCGATCCCGAACCACACAAGTACCACCACTACCCCTACcaccgctattatcatcatccccatcatattGAACCACTGAAAGGCGATGGAGTGGCCAAGCATCCTGGTGGCGgcacctccttcgtggctcctcagGTTCACGGCCTTGGAAAACGCTCAGCTGACCCTGAACCAGCAGCTGATCCTGAACCAGTAGCTGACCCTGATCCCTCCAAGAGCTATAGTTACAAGGTAGTCCATCATGGCTATCCCCACTACGGCTACCACCATGGCTATCGCTACCCCTACTATGGCTACCGTTACAGCCATCACTATGGCTACCCTTACACCTACCACAAGCACCACAAGAGATCAGCCGATCCTGAGCCCGAAGCTGAACCTCACTACAGATATTACGGACACCCTCACTACTACAAAGGATATTATCACGGTTATCCTTACACCTATCCTTACTACGCCGGTTACCGCTACCGCtacaggggataa